The DNA sequence TGGACACTATTTACAGCCTGGTAACaatgaataaaattagaatttgtcACTTTTCTTTTGTCGTATAACTAACTACACATGTATTTAATTTATCTGGAACTATTAGAGATTTAGAGTAGAAtctattttttgagaaatatgAGTTGAAGTAATAAAAATTCAGTTCATTCCTATCCAGATAATGAATGTTTAGAATTTATCTCATGCAAGAAGACATTAGttttatcaataaattatagcttaaatAGGATAACCTCTTCGTACTCGTCTAAAAGATCAGAGTTCAAATATCTCTTAAAAAAAGAAGACATTAGTTTTTCTACCTAAAACATTCCGGCAAATGAAATAAAATGGAGGGACAGTTTTGTAAAGGTGTTGTTTGCAAAAGCGTAGTAGTAAAAGAGATGGATGCCACGTGGCACGTGTAAAGGAGCAAGTGATAGTGTAAGTAAAAGTGCATGTGGTGGTGGTGTTCCCCGTGAGTTTGTGTGGGGCAGCACCGCCTTCACTCGCCGCTGTGATTAAGACGCGTGGAGCACATGGGGTAGGTAGGAGAGTGCTTCGTCATCGGTGAGCGTGATAAATCATGATTCATGAGAGTGCAGAGGAGCACAGTGTTACTGAGATGCAGGTTAGCTTTTTTTTCAATGGGGGTAGTGGGACCCTTTGCGTTGCGTTGTAGTGAATCCGTGGCGGTTAATCAATGCGGCGACACGATGCGCAGACATATTCCAGCTCTGCAGTTTAATGTAGTGAAGTTCTGCCACGTGGCTTCATATTTGACTACGTTGGAATTCGCCGCTTCACGTCTCTAGCTGATTAGTTCCACTGCTCCAGAGCTGgtttcttaattaaaaaaaaaaaaacctagcCCAACTATTGAGCTTTCCTTTTGGGCTATAGTGTCCCCATTTAAGAAAATTTGGGCCTTAACAAAAATGTAAAATAGCCCAATTCACAACCAAGAAGGGAAATAACGGAATAGGTGTCACTCACTGTACAAAAAAATGGAGATGAAAGATTCTTGCGTTTTATATGCTAACTTAATTTGGGCTCCGGTTCCGTTTCAATACCAAAAAAACTAGAATTCCCCACCGTTGATTCAAAATTCTTTTGAACCAACTACAATGCACGAGTTTCCTTACTTTTCTTTTAAAGAACTTTTTACAGAAGAATACAAGCAATCATATTCATAGCTATTGACATTAGACAccaaatacatatataataatgttGTGTTTTTTCTTTAACCGTTGAAACTACATCTATATATAGTGGAAAGCCAAGATGATTTGTTGTCACCTTGGGCCAGAAAGCTCCATAGCTTCTAATATGAGTGAAGACTCTTCTATGAAATCTGAATATCTTTGAGGGTTATTTTCACTATTACTAGATCGGAGCCTTGGTGTTTCAATCTTGTGTGACTGTGAGGCCTCCCATCTCTCAGCTAATCCATCACCTTCCAACATCTTCAATACTTCTGACATCTTCGGGCGATGCGAAGGCTTGAATTGTGTGCATAATAGTGCTACCTGCACCATTTCTTCCAACTCAAGCAAATCAAAACTTCCCCTTAGATCTTTGTCCACCATTTGGCCTAATCTTCCATCTTGGTGGAGCTTCTTAACCTGAAAGCTCATAATAAACACAAGGATTGTAATTTACTCACCAAATGCTAACTTGAAGGGGAAGCAATGAGAAGAATGAGGGTTACCCAATCAAGCATGACGCCCTTCTGGTTTGCTGCTCGCCCGAAATCTACAGCCTTATGGCCTGTGATTAGCTCAAGAAGCAAGATTCCAAACCCAAACACATCAGTCTTCTCTGATGACTGACCTGTAGATAAGTACTCTGGAGCAATATGGCCGACAGTTCCGCGGACAGCAGTTGTCACATGAGTATCTCTGTGATCCAGAAGCTTAGCCAAACCAAAATCGCCAACAACTGCTTCGAAATCTTCATCTAGCAATATATTGGCTGCTTTGACATCACGATGAATAATTTTCGGATCACATTGTTCATGCAAATAAACCAACCCCCTCGCTGTACCTATCGCTATTCTCTTCCTCCTCACCCAATCTAAGGCTGGCCAACCATGAACATGATCTGTTATCAAATCCGAAACCAAAGCCAGGATTAAGTAATGAGTGCTGAAGATATAGGAGTGTATTCTTTAGCAACTAGAAGCTGAAAATATCATTGCTTAGCATACAAGAAACAAAATAGAAACAGCAGTGTTCCATCATGGAGGCTAAGTAGCTAACCTTTTAATTTAGAGGCTACACTGCCATTGGACATATAAGGATAAACAAGGAGCCTTTCATTCTGAGTACTGCAAAATCCACTGAGACGCAGAAGATTCCGGTGCACAGCCAAACTTATTGTCTCAACCTCTGTCTGAAATTGGATCTCACCACCAGCAGCATTGTAATCCTTCAACCTTTTAACTGCCACAATTGTTCCATCATTCAAGCACCCTTTGTAGACTATTCCAAAGCCACCCTTTCCTAAAATATTCTTTGAACTGAAATGGTCTGTTGCGGCTCTAAGCTCTTTGAATGAATACCTCTTCAAATGACCAAGGCGCACCTCAGGGTCGTATTGCTCTGACAAGTAACAAAGAAAGTACATTGAATACCACACAGAAGAACTAAAGAAAATATCAGAACACTAATCATGCTTATAAAATTAAGTTCaaacctaataaaaaaaaagatatttatgGATACCAGGACTCTAAAAATGCATGATTTCCTGACATGGTATCTCATTAATATCACAGCAGGGTTGCATTTGGATTTTGCAAGTATTCATGATCAAATTCTATATTCAACTACAATGTAATGTTCATTAAACCATTTTCAATGGGGAAGATGAAGAAAAGACTAACCGCTAACATCAAAGAATATCTGCTGATTCTGTCTGTATCGCCACCAAACGAGAAACACAACAATAATTACAATGATAAAAGCAGAACCGAAACTCGCACCAAAAGCAACTGCAACACGATGGCTTTTGTTGCTAGAGTCTGATTGAGCTGGACAACCGACAACCCCCCATGTTCCAACATGCCATGAAATtgttagaaataattaatttgaaagTTGAATACACAGTTTAAGGGGGAATGCATGCCACTGGTACCTGTTAGAGCATCTGGAGGGAAGGAAAGTGGTTCTGGCAACACATTAGAACAGTTATTTGCTTTTGGACCACATATTAATGGGTTACCCTCAATCCTGAAAGTTAAAATTGAGCAAGATATTGAACCATCACTTTTTGCATCAAGCTTGTCTATAGAACAAAAAGACTACAAAAATAAAATGGTCTTACTTGAATGTTCTTGCTGTTACTCTTGGCAAAGAACCACTCAAATTGTTATAAGAGAGGTCCCTACATAGATTGGACCAAATAGTTAACATGCCATAGATATTGTTAAATATTGCGACAGATATAACTGAAGGAAAAGGGGTTAATAGCACAAAGAAACCTACACAAGTGTTAGACCTTCAATGTTACTAAGAGACTGAGGGCATGCTCCGGTAAGGCTGTTATTGTTCAACCGCCTGACACGTACATACCGCAAATTTAAATGACCATCAGAGATAGAATGTGAAGAGTCATCATCAAAATCCACAATCTTCACATCAAGAAAGGAAAATTGCAACTTACAGGTAGTTCAGGCTTGTGAGACCTCCCAAAGAACTTGGTATCTCACCACTAAATGCATTATTGGAAAGGTCAAGTGTCTCAAGCTTTTTTAGCTTTCCAATTGCAGCAGGAATCTGACCGGAAATAGCATTGTTTTGAAGCAACCTGTAGATGATGAGTACACAATTATTTCAGTATCATAACTCTTTCCTAAGTATCAATATCATCCATCCATGAGTCTAAAGAGCATACATTTGGAAAATGATGAAGGAAACCAATAACAATTGATGAATGAATGCTAAACCCAAgttcaaattcaaatcaaacACAGAAAGGAAGAACCTTTATAAAGACTTAGTATGACTTACACTGATTGCAAGTTAGTAAGGTTTTGAATCCCTGGAGATAGTGTACCAGACAAGTTTTGACTAGGCAATCCCCTGATatgaacaaataaataaataaataataagtgCAACCGACACTAGCAAAAGCACTCATCTCATTTTCTCTGATCAAAATGTAATGAACTTACAATGCAGAAACGGAGCCATCTAGAGAACAAGTAATCATCCTCCAGCTACAAGGATCAACAGAATTGATATCCCAATTCTCAAGGACATTGTGGGGATCATTCAAGCCATTCTTAATGGCCATCAGAGCTACAACTGTTCAAGGAACAAAATCAACACTGGTAAAAAATAGTTTCCATCTTCTCATTTTTCTCAGCAAAAATAACACAAAAATAGAATCATCAACTTCAATCCTCCCTCTACCATCATAAGTTGTACCAAAGATTACTATTTTTAAATTGGAAGGTGAAAAAGAAATTCAAGTAGAAGTTAAACTGTTAACCTTCATAATTTATCCCGGAAGGAGAAAGAGCAGAAGAAGACATTTCCACCATAGCCAAAAGAAGTAAACCAAGTAGCCATGAAACTGAACTACTAAGTTCCATTCTCTATTCTCAGTTCAATTACACACTCTTTCACTTACAAAGCAGCCATTAATCAAAACCACCATAATTGAAAAGTACACTCTCCATTGTGACATGGAACTTATGTCTGCACCACCTTATCATCAGCTTATCCAAACAAATAAAAGCCTTTCTCAGAATCAGATTCTACCAAAGCAAGTGCATTTTTCCCAAAAATAGCAACTTTCCCATGAGAGCCAATTCTATAGCCATCAATCCAACCAACCCAGATGCCAAAATTGCATTTTTCGCCACAGAACCAGCTTGGAAAAGGAGAATTTTAATCCAACCAGCAGTGTCTGAGACCAAAAGATTAATCAGCAACCAGGAAAATACACAAAAGCCCAAAAACAAACCAAACCAAACTTCGAAGCTCAAAATTCTAAGATCCTTGAGATCTGAGAATGCTTGATATGATTTCAATAAGGTTATTGGACAATCCCCAGAAGCTACATGTGTGCCTTAGCAATGCTTTCTTCCACTACCATTATCTTCTTTATCTTGCAAAGGAGCATGAAACTCACTCTCTCACACACAAAAAACCAAACACATAGAGGCCAAGACAAAATGCCAAAGTAGTCACACATGTAGATGCAGAAACAGAAACCAGTAACgaaaaaatttattctttttcttaaaatattactaaaaacaatgcaaatagtgtttttatatataaaaaagtaaaaaaagcTGCTTTGTTTACTATTTgcattattattaaaattacaGTGATTGGAGTGAAGATATGTGAGTGTGACCAGAAAGGAACAATGGTCTGTGTAAGGGAAAAGCAAAGGTGAAGTCATTGACAGGTCACGTGCTTGGATTGTCTCGGTCCTTGTTTGCTTTTGGCATGAAAACACAACTTTTTCAGAAATTTCAAACAATTATTTATGTCTCTATGATGGATATGATCCTAATCTGTATATCATGtataaatatcaaataaaaattatattatttgattaaatatatttataatgttTGTTATATGGCCCAAGAAGGGAGAAAGCTAAAATGCACCGCATGCTCTTTTAAGAAATTGGTTATCAAAATTATTTGTAATCTTGTTATCTTGTATTATTAATAGTATGGACCTTGGACCAGTGATTTAGCTAAATCCTTCCAAACACCAACAtcattattttgatttgattattAAGATCAACATCCATGCTAATACCATTTTGTGAAATCAATGGTAGGCCATACATGGGGCATACAAATCATTAGGATTAATTTAAGCCATGAGATTCGTTTATTACTCTATAAATATTAGaggattaataaaatttattatttttagccaataattagtcaataatatttaaaatatgaattaaaaatatgttattagactattaaaattaaaaataataaattttattgatttttgaatttttttttcttacttACCTTCTTAATTCTCATATTCACCCACTTTAATAGTTTTGattatagaaagaaaaattattaattctagtttttcttttctttttggtaAACTTTACTAGGTTAATTGTCTGATTTTAAATATAGAcataaatttagaaataattatttaaatattttgattttttgaaaattcttcatTTGAAAAAGCTATTATTTTGGAAGGTTTTATAATTTCATccaatttataattaaaattttataatcaaattttttatatttactaaagtattttcaatcaaaacatatagtttaaacatttttttaataaatctgTAAATTATGCAAACTATattcaatcaatttttttttaaattaaaccTGTTGTGATCAATCACCggaatatataatattataatatatgtTTAAAAAGAGTTTAACATCCAGTAAAAAGAGTTTGATTATAAAACTTTTGAACAAAACAGACCcgatttaaaatatttaacagAAAAATGGCTAGAGtaaaaacaacaaaacataaTCAAATTGTATTagtttaatagttaatttattagtctgtttaaataaatataaaaatttaaatttcacagaattaatcatttacttattgagttaaaaaatataaaaaaagcaGCAGCAAAACATGGTTATTCTTCATCGGATACCGTTCCGTGAGAGAGAGGGAATCTCAAATGCACCTAACAGAACATATGTATGCTTTTTCCATTGGATTACTTGGCAATATTTGGAAGGAAATACACTGTTTCTCTTTTTGAATGATAGGGgttcatattattttaatttagtgtcCAAAATTCGATTAGGCATGAAAAAATTTCCAGTTTCATATCAATTTTTAGAGCATAGGAGTATTTTCATACTTTTACGAAagtgaattaatttaaaattaaaatttgtattaagTTGATTTATGAAATAAAACCTATCATTTTTAGAGATCCAGTATTACtttaatgaaaaattaataaaattttactaTTTGTCTAATTAtgttgataaaataatttaaaattataattaaactaataataaatattggaaaaatacattttatttttaattttaaattactatttataatataaaatcccataaatatttttgtaaaatttaaaataaaataaaattagaactAACATTAAAGATGTTCTTAGTATATATTCAATAGTTCaattaagaaagaaaaatagacaaacatttaaatttaagtttcattcacttttttattatttccttAGATTGTTTTTGTTTAGtgtttcaaaataataaaaatataggCATAAAGATATACATATACACAAATACACATGAATACATATAATAGTTTAATTGTTAAGTTACTAATTAAGATACATAAAAtactgtatatatatatatatatatatatagagagagttATGCTATgtatacactaaaatcagttaCCAAAATCAGCtaccagtataaaatatatattggaatacaaatatacattgaaaataaattaaaccatatatgtatttatacataaatatattggtgattgattttagtgactaattttagtatactaaatagtattttttatatatatatactcgtttcaatatttataatttgctaaataaataataaatatatgtcACCATATTTATATCCCATATGCAACAACCAAATTCAGCATAATGTAGTTGGACGTGCACTAAACATGTTTATTTTGATTTCCCTACAAGAAAAAGACCTAAGCTAACTTTGTGGAAGAGTAATTTTCAGCGTTTGGAATATCCCACTATACACCTACAAAAGTTAAGCTACTACAGTACTACTAAGTACTAACTGATACagctattttttaaatttccttttttatttaaattaagaGGTTGTAATTAGTTTACTAACCCCGATGAAATTAATTTAGGCTTACATAATCGTACTACTTGGAACGTGTAATAGTTTATAAACTCAACTCCTAGGGTATTTTTGTCGCATTGGAAAAGATGAATATTCCCCCATATTATTAAACAATTTAAACATTAAACATTAAACATTAAACAATTTGATCCTAAACTTTGGTTTGAACTTTGAACATCAAGAACCTGCGGTCTTAGACTGAATCCGTGAAACAACAATGAAGGTTTCATTCATCGCTTTGGGAGTTGAGAACCTGAAATTTTTGTGGCCATGCTTTCTGCTTTCAATCATTTTCGTTATAGTAAGGACTAAGTTAATAGAAAAGGGTTTATCTATTATATAGCCTAAATGTATAG is a window from the Arachis stenosperma cultivar V10309 chromosome 3, arast.V10309.gnm1.PFL2, whole genome shotgun sequence genome containing:
- the LOC130966767 gene encoding protein NSP-INTERACTING KINASE 3-like, with protein sequence MELSSSVSWLLGLLLLAMVEMSSSALSPSGINYEVVALMAIKNGLNDPHNVLENWDINSVDPCSWRMITCSLDGSVSALGLPSQNLSGTLSPGIQNLTNLQSVLLQNNAISGQIPAAIGKLKKLETLDLSNNAFSGEIPSSLGGLTSLNYLRLNNNSLTGACPQSLSNIEGLTLVDLSYNNLSGSLPRVTARTFKIEGNPLICGPKANNCSNVLPEPLSFPPDALTAQSDSSNKSHRVAVAFGASFGSAFIIVIIVVFLVWWRYRQNQQIFFDVSEQYDPEVRLGHLKRYSFKELRAATDHFSSKNILGKGGFGIVYKGCLNDGTIVAVKRLKDYNAAGGEIQFQTEVETISLAVHRNLLRLSGFCSTQNERLLVYPYMSNGSVASKLKDHVHGWPALDWVRRKRIAIGTARGLVYLHEQCDPKIIHRDVKAANILLDEDFEAVVGDFGLAKLLDHRDTHVTTAVRGTVGHIAPEYLSTGQSSEKTDVFGFGILLLELITGHKAVDFGRAANQKGVMLDWVKKLHQDGRLGQMVDKDLRGSFDLLELEEMVQVALLCTQFKPSHRPKMSEVLKMLEGDGLAERWEASQSHKIETPRLRSSNSENNPQRYSDFIEESSLILEAMELSGPR